The following proteins are co-located in the Carassius auratus strain Wakin chromosome 7, ASM336829v1, whole genome shotgun sequence genome:
- the lrch4 gene encoding leucine-rich repeat and calponin homology domain-containing protein 4 isoform X1 — MAAGDGAQLPATVAASRSVEKALEEAASCGALILSNRKLKEFPRTAKNYDLSDITHADLSKNRLCEVPEEVCQFVSLETLSLYHNCVRSLTPNLCQLQALTYLNLSRNQLSSLPPSVCQLPLLRVLIVSNNKLSVIPASIHTLIHLRQLDVSCNELQSLPVELGQLECLRDLNLRRNQLTILPEELSEMQLVRLDVSCNRISHVPVCYRHLRHLQSIILDNNPLQMPPAQICSKGKFHIFKYLNMEACKRTQDQFEKALRPTAFNSCLDQDLFPGQYGGLDSGFNSVDSGSKRWSGNESADDFSERSLRLTDISREHTHFQEEEERNVLLDTPKVNGDLEQVDFIDNSVTEEEEERCHPQEKNESTSSTHSQSPESTCSKIFVIGDGSDGSPPSPTLEERRRPGTLLIWQERERAQQQKAQASTLQKMTVKTGSNLATTTKHGGTGSVSGGDSDSNSPPNGLKQRCASVDQVSPTSQSGSLQRSTSRTDASSAKPCSPPGSAPKPNSFLFRTSSRCNVKTGSGNSLAESGRSDSRSTLRSPREERTDVLQLRKTLEARLKISLPEDLGEALSNGTVLCQLANHVRPRSVSIIHIPSPAVPKLSAAKCRLNVENFIAACRRLGVPEMELCLASDILCSKLSAVHRCVTALLAKAGGEEEVNEDDGGTSPSVSPSSPFSTGFLLFYSLLMALLYLFYCHLLA; from the exons ACCTGTCAAAGAACCGGCTCTGTGAGGTGCCAGAGGAGGTGTGTCAGTTTGTCTCGTTGGAGACGCTCAGCCTGTACCACAACTGTGTGCGATCCCTCACGCCCAACCTGTGCCAGCTGCAAGCCCTCACCTACCTCAACCTCAG TCGTAACCAGCTGTCCAGTCTCCCGCCGTCAGTATGTCAGCTCCCTCTCCTGCGGGTGCTCATCGTCAGCAACAACAAGTTATCAGTCATACCGGCCtccatacacacactcatacacctGCGACAACTG GATGTGAGCTGTAATGAGCTGCAGTCACTTCCTGTTGAGCTCGGCCAGTTAGAATGTTTAAGGGATTTAAATCTGAGAAGAAATCAGCTCACAATTTTACCAGAAG AGCTGTCAGAGATGCAGCTTGTCCGTCTGGATGTGTCGTGCAACCGCATTTCACACGTTCCTGTGTGCTACCGTCATCTCCGGCACCTCCAAAGCATCATTCTTGACAACAACCCCCTCCAAATGCCCCCCGCCCAGATCTGCTCCAAAGGAAAGTTCCACATCTTTAAATATCTGAACATGGAGGCCTGCAAAAGGACTCAGGACCAGTTTGAGAAAGCTCTGCGGCCCACTGCCTTCAACAGCTG TCTGGATCAGGACCTGTTCCCCGGTCAGTATGGTGGCCTGGATTCTGGCTTCAACAGTGTGGACAGCGGAAGCAAAAGATGGTCAGGAAATGAG tctGCTGATGATTTCTCTGAACGGTCGCTGCGATTGACGGACATTTCCCGGGAACACACACATtttcaggaggaagaggagagaaaTGTATTGCTAGATACACCCAAAG TGAATGGAGACCTGGAGCAAGTGGACTTTATAGACAACAGTGTAacggaggaagaagaggagaggTGTCACCCACAG GAAAAGAATGAAAGTACCAGCAGCACACACTCCCAGAGCCCCGAATCTACCTGCAGCAA GATATTTGTGATTGGGGATGGTTCAGACGGCTCTCCACCCAGTCCCACATTAGAAGAGAGAAGGAGACCTGGAACCCTGCTCATCTGGCAGGAGAGGGAGAGAGCCCAGCAGCAGAAAGCCCAAGCTAGCAC TTTGCAGAAGATGACGGTTAAAACAGGAAGTAACTTGGCGACGACGACAAAGCACGGAGGAACAGGAAGTGTTTCGGG TGGTGATTCTGATAGCAACTCTCCACCCAACGGCCTGAAGCAGAGATGTGCA AGTGTAGATCAGGTTTCTCCAACCTCTCAATCGGGGTCTTTACAACGCTCCACCAGTCGCACAG ATGCGTCCTCTGCGAAGCCCTGTTCTCCTCCAGGTTCTGCTCCCAAACCCAACAGCTTCTTATTCCGCACATCCTCACGCTGCAACGTCAAGacgg gatcaggaaacagtttGGCGGAGTCTGGCCGCAGTGACTCCCGCTCCACACTCAGATCCCCTCGAGAGGAGAGAACAGACGTCCTGCAGCTGCGCAAA ACTCTGGAGGCCCGTCTGAAGATCTCTCTGCCTGAGGACCTGGGAGAGGCGTTGTCCAATGGCACAGTTCTCTGCCAGCTGGCCAATCACGTGCGACCTCGTTCTGTGTCAATCATCCACATCCCCTCACCGGCCGTG CCAAAGCTGAGTGCTGCCAAGTGCCGCCTCAATGTCGAAAACTTCATTGCTGCATGTCGTAGACTGGGAGTCCCTGAG atgGAGTTGTGTTTAGCGTCTGATATTCTGTGCAGTAAGCTATCTGCAGTGCACCGCTGTGTGACGGCGCTCCTGGCAAAagcaggaggagaggaggaggtgaACGAGGACGACGGCGGcacctctccctctgtctctccgTCCTCCCCTTTTTCCACCGGCTTCCTGCTCTTCTACTCTCTCCTCATGGCTTTGCTCTATCTGTTCTACTGCCACCTTCTAGCATAG
- the lrch4 gene encoding leucine-rich repeat and calponin homology domain-containing protein 4 isoform X2 has protein sequence MAAGDGAQLPATVAASRSVEKALEEAASCGALILSNRKLKEFPRTAKNYDLSDITHADLSKNRLCEVPEEVCQFVSLETLSLYHNCVRSLTPNLCQLQALTYLNLSRNQLSSLPPSVCQLPLLRVLIVSNNKLSVIPASIHTLIHLRQLDVSCNELQSLPVELGQLECLRDLNLRRNQLTILPEELSEMQLVRLDVSCNRISHVPVCYRHLRHLQSIILDNNPLQMPPAQICSKGKFHIFKYLNMEACKRTQDQFEKALRPTAFNSCLDQDLFPGQYGGLDSGFNSVDSGSKRWSGNESADDFSERSLRLTDISREHTHFQEEEERNVLLDTPKVNGDLEQVDFIDNSVTEEEEERCHPQEKNESTSSTHSQSPESTCSKIFVIGDGSDGSPPSPTLEERRRPGTLLIWQERERAQQQKAQASTLQKMTVKTGSNLATTTKHGGTGSVSGGDSDSNSPPNGLKQRCASVDQVSPTSQSGSLQRSTSRTDASSAKPCSPPGSAPKPNSFLFRTSSRCNVKTGSGNSLAESGRSDSRSTLRSPREERTDVLQLRKTLEARLKISLPEDLGEALSNGTVLCQLANHVRPRSVSIIHIPSPAVPKLSAAKCRLNVENFIAACRRLGVPEDTLCPPQLILEEEGLTRIAQTVQTLLELPTSGSRRSSRQDPSGVPLQSTTQNQDAAS, from the exons ACCTGTCAAAGAACCGGCTCTGTGAGGTGCCAGAGGAGGTGTGTCAGTTTGTCTCGTTGGAGACGCTCAGCCTGTACCACAACTGTGTGCGATCCCTCACGCCCAACCTGTGCCAGCTGCAAGCCCTCACCTACCTCAACCTCAG TCGTAACCAGCTGTCCAGTCTCCCGCCGTCAGTATGTCAGCTCCCTCTCCTGCGGGTGCTCATCGTCAGCAACAACAAGTTATCAGTCATACCGGCCtccatacacacactcatacacctGCGACAACTG GATGTGAGCTGTAATGAGCTGCAGTCACTTCCTGTTGAGCTCGGCCAGTTAGAATGTTTAAGGGATTTAAATCTGAGAAGAAATCAGCTCACAATTTTACCAGAAG AGCTGTCAGAGATGCAGCTTGTCCGTCTGGATGTGTCGTGCAACCGCATTTCACACGTTCCTGTGTGCTACCGTCATCTCCGGCACCTCCAAAGCATCATTCTTGACAACAACCCCCTCCAAATGCCCCCCGCCCAGATCTGCTCCAAAGGAAAGTTCCACATCTTTAAATATCTGAACATGGAGGCCTGCAAAAGGACTCAGGACCAGTTTGAGAAAGCTCTGCGGCCCACTGCCTTCAACAGCTG TCTGGATCAGGACCTGTTCCCCGGTCAGTATGGTGGCCTGGATTCTGGCTTCAACAGTGTGGACAGCGGAAGCAAAAGATGGTCAGGAAATGAG tctGCTGATGATTTCTCTGAACGGTCGCTGCGATTGACGGACATTTCCCGGGAACACACACATtttcaggaggaagaggagagaaaTGTATTGCTAGATACACCCAAAG TGAATGGAGACCTGGAGCAAGTGGACTTTATAGACAACAGTGTAacggaggaagaagaggagaggTGTCACCCACAG GAAAAGAATGAAAGTACCAGCAGCACACACTCCCAGAGCCCCGAATCTACCTGCAGCAA GATATTTGTGATTGGGGATGGTTCAGACGGCTCTCCACCCAGTCCCACATTAGAAGAGAGAAGGAGACCTGGAACCCTGCTCATCTGGCAGGAGAGGGAGAGAGCCCAGCAGCAGAAAGCCCAAGCTAGCAC TTTGCAGAAGATGACGGTTAAAACAGGAAGTAACTTGGCGACGACGACAAAGCACGGAGGAACAGGAAGTGTTTCGGG TGGTGATTCTGATAGCAACTCTCCACCCAACGGCCTGAAGCAGAGATGTGCA AGTGTAGATCAGGTTTCTCCAACCTCTCAATCGGGGTCTTTACAACGCTCCACCAGTCGCACAG ATGCGTCCTCTGCGAAGCCCTGTTCTCCTCCAGGTTCTGCTCCCAAACCCAACAGCTTCTTATTCCGCACATCCTCACGCTGCAACGTCAAGacgg gatcaggaaacagtttGGCGGAGTCTGGCCGCAGTGACTCCCGCTCCACACTCAGATCCCCTCGAGAGGAGAGAACAGACGTCCTGCAGCTGCGCAAA ACTCTGGAGGCCCGTCTGAAGATCTCTCTGCCTGAGGACCTGGGAGAGGCGTTGTCCAATGGCACAGTTCTCTGCCAGCTGGCCAATCACGTGCGACCTCGTTCTGTGTCAATCATCCACATCCCCTCACCGGCCGTG CCAAAGCTGAGTGCTGCCAAGTGCCGCCTCAATGTCGAAAACTTCATTGCTGCATGTCGTAGACTGGGAGTCCCTGAG GACACACTGTGTCCGCCACAGCTGATTCTGGAGGAAGAGGGGCTCACTCGCATCGCTCAGACCGTTCAGACGCTTTTGGAGTTGCCCACGTCAGGTTCCCGTCGCTCATCCCGTCAGGACCCCTCAGGAGTTCCTCTTCAATCCACGACTCAAAATCAAGATGCCGCCTCCTAG